From a single Aspergillus puulaauensis MK2 DNA, chromosome 2, nearly complete sequence genomic region:
- a CDS encoding uncharacterized protein (COG:Q;~EggNog:ENOG410PNJW;~InterPro:IPR036291,IPR002347;~PFAM:PF00106,PF13561;~SMCOG1001:short-chain dehydrogenase/reductase SDR;~antiSMASH:Cluster_2.2;~go_process: GO:0055114 - oxidation-reduction process [Evidence IEA]), with amino-acid sequence MNVSAERKAVYLVTGASRGNKSRASAESTVSSNDNLTIIGLGKGLVAAFLLRPNSIVVAGLRNVASQAATLDALPRGHNSELIVVQLDCASRTEPEEAVKSLQHDHGITYLDVVIANAAIAANYGPASTMPLEHLEAHMQTNAYAVLLLFQATRLMLQAAGAENNRPPQFICIGAPISTITELESCARAPLTNYALSKLAACYLVRKFHFENKWLLAYIIDPGHIQSDMGAQAARLFGRKEAPTTIEESVTGICFRMAEASKTTTSGRFILFSDGSDVPW; translated from the exons ATGAACGTTTCAGCAGAGCGGAAGGCTGTCTATCTAGTGACCGGTGCAAGCCGCGGTAACAAGTCCAGGGCTTCTGCTGAAAGCACAGTTTCATCTAACGATAATCTAACAATAATAGGTCTCGGAAAAGGACTTGTCGCCGCGTTTCTCCTGCGTCCGAATAGtatcgtcgtcgccggcCTTCGCAATGTGGCCTCCCAAGCAGCGACGCTTGATGCGCTTCCCAGAGGACACAATTCCGAACTGATAGTCGTCCAGCTAGACTGTGCCTCGCGAACTGAACCCGAAGAAGCAGTAAAATCTCTGCAGCACGACCACGGAATAACCTATCTAGACGTGGTGATCGCGAACGCAGCCATCGCCGCAAACTACGGGCCAGCTTCCACCATGCCTCTCGAGCACCTAGAAGCACACATGCAAACCAACGCCtacgccgttcttcttctcttccaagcCACTCGACTCATGCTCCAGGCAGCGGGGGCGGAAAACAACAGACCACCGCAATTCATCTGCATCGGCGCGCCAATCAGCACGATCACCGAGCTGGAAAGCTGTGCTCGGGCACCACTGACAAACTACGCGCTCTCGAAACTGGCAGCGTGCTACCTTGTGCGAAAGTTCCACTTTGAGAATAAGTGGCTGCTAGCGTACATTATCGACCCAGG ACATATCCAGTCCGACATGGGCGCCCAGGCGGCCAGGCTCTTTGGGCGCAAGGAGGCGCCGACCACTATCGAGGAGAGCGTGACTGGAATTTGTTTCAGG ATGGCCGAGGCCAGCAAGACGACAACTTCTGGACGCTTTATTCTTTTCTCGGATGGCTCTGATGTTCCTTGGTAG
- a CDS encoding Zn(II)2Cys6 transcription factor (COG:K;~EggNog:ENOG410PYND;~InterPro:IPR036864,IPR013700,IPR001138;~PFAM:PF08493,PF00172;~TransMembrane:1 (o310-329i);~antiSMASH:Cluster_2.2;~go_component: GO:0005634 - nucleus [Evidence IEA];~go_function: GO:0000981 - DNA-binding transcription factor activity, RNA polymerase II-specific [Evidence IEA];~go_function: GO:0003677 - DNA binding [Evidence IEA];~go_function: GO:0008270 - zinc ion binding [Evidence IEA];~go_process: GO:0006355 - regulation of transcription, DNA-templated [Evidence IEA];~go_process: GO:0045122 - aflatoxin biosynthetic process [Evidence IEA]): MESTAVSQQHVPSRSTGAGGAQGTRKLRESCISCSKSKVKCDKEKPTCGRCVRRGLPCEYMVSRRTGRTRVIGVERPPTTMAATTTMTTTATTATTGTMTVDCSLGTSTPNHTRPPHRADIGGTPAPPQQALPAVTAHSPAITTRPSPKPTHLQSPPSDSELWNAILSPNASSSTDLSSLLSVNTDIGQLFASLSPSQLDGPDNMDTDLHAHGLGELSVADPSSSLMHELEGPERLPLPDSAAKAHPCCLALCLDILMRLFPNAQASCERPGSQDGPGKFCTIESVIEDNKQILGTVQTVLECRCAEDEYVATLVSLIVFKVMGWYVAVARDRSSDPIRDDDFSWVSGGSSGSDTRRHSVASFEEQVLHLPTIVGSYCVDGHHQSRMAAQLVLSELYRVQRLVTLVGRRLEAIRHRSLSADSTSTSSSASSSVPDSGGGLSGLARIPAAPLSSTTLSHLEDDLRKRLRAVSSETISILRQA, translated from the coding sequence ATGGAGTCCACAGCCGTATCCCAGCAACATGTGCCCTCGCGTTCTACAGGTGCCGGTGGAGCGCAAGGTACACGGAAGCTACGCGAGAGCTGCATTTCCtgctccaagtccaaggtgAAATgcgacaaggagaagcccaCATGTGGCCGATGCGTCCGACGTGGCCTCCCTTGCGAGTATATGGTGTCCCGACGCACTGGCCGCACTCGAGTCATTGGCGTTGAGAGGCCACCGACGACAATGGCAGCGACAACGACAATGAcaacgacggcgacgacggcgacgacaggGACAATGACGGTTGACTGCTCCCTTGGTACGAGCACACCGAACCATACCAGACCACCTCATCGAGCAGACATCGGGGGCACTCCAGCGCCTCCCCAACAAGCCCTACCAGCTGTCACCGCACATTCACCAGCTATCACAACCAGACCTTCACCCAAGCCAACACATCTGCAGTCCCCGCCGAGCGACTCTGAATTGTGGAACGCAATTCTCTCGCCGAATGCATCCAGCTCCACCGATCTCTCGTCCCTCCTCTCCGTGAACACCGATATCGGGCAACTGTTTGCCTCCCTATCTCCTTCGCAGCTCGATGGCCCCGATAACATGGATACCGACCTGCATGCGCATGGGTTGGGCGAACTATCGGTCGCCgatccatcctcctctctcaTGCACGAATTGGAGGGCCCGGAACGCCTCCCGCTGCCCGACTCGGCGGCAAAGGCTCATCCTTGTTGTTTGGCACTCTGCTTGGACATTCTCATGCGACTGTTTCCGAATGCGCAGGCCAGCTGCGAGAGGCCTGGTAGTCAGGACGGGCCCGGGAAGTTTTGCACGATTGAGTCAGTCATCGAGGACAACAAGCAGATCCTGGGCACGGTCCAGACGGTGCTAGAATGCCGCTGTGCGGAGGACGAGTATGTTGCCACCCTGGTCTCGCTTATTGTCTTCAAAGTCATGGGCTGGTATGTTGCGGTGGCTCGAGATCGGTCATCGGACCCCATACGGGATGACGATTTCAGCTGGGTGAGTGGAGGGAGCAGTGGTTCGGATACTCGTCGGCATTCAGTGGCGTCGTTCGAGGAGCAAGTGCTGCATCTACCCACTATTGTCGGTAGCTACTGCGTCGATGGCCATCACCAAAGCCGGATGGCAGCCcagttggtgttgagtgAGCTATACCGCGTACAACGTCTGGTCACCCTGGTGGGACGTCGACTAGAGGCCATCCGACACCGTTCCCTCAGCGCCGATTCTACCAGCACCTCCAGTTCCGCCTCAAGCAGTGTGCCAGACTCAGGGGGCGGACTGTCGGGGCTGGCCAGAATCCCAGCGGCGCCCTTGTCATCCACCACGTTGTCTCACCTAGAGGACGACTTGCGCAAGCGACTGCGCGCTGTCTCGTCGGAGACTATCAGCATCCTTCGACAGGCCTGA
- a CDS encoding uncharacterized protein (COG:S;~EggNog:ENOG410PUZQ;~InterPro:IPR036390,IPR036388;~SMCOG1042:O-methyltransferase;~antiSMASH:Cluster_2.2) — protein MGSTGPSSFLQQLVLQAQILANLQWLCEFQVLACIPLDGEVAFEEVADISNVPVDHLQRVVRLMTTAGFLREQTSGHVSHTALSASFVTEPDLLDAALFLAQVAVPAALKTSHMAHQSAPYSHDQLSAMAVQPEGRLMGLAGDFDPSQPKIHRQFAAYLAHGILDESSAVDEVLKLIDWDAIGATTVVDVHPQSTATVAKLAALAPAVQFIVQTSSPSNGHSGLMTGSDGGNGGPSWMTSHLPASIGNRVTVQTRPAAASQTVLGAALYILRIPSPSPGLSWATIRSQTILELQAHLQVLRARSSSRLMLTVLVIPPPGTIDQGTDAMVRVRELSLLQLTNERLPSKTEIIDLVTSIRDLAGGLVLSREIYAQASAATGLEVKYQPSNERGR, from the exons ATGGGTAGCACTGGACCATCAAGctttctgcagcagctcgtgTTACAG GCGCAAATACTGGCCAATCTACAGTGGCTATGCGAGTTCCAAGTGTTGGCCTGCATCCCGCTGGATGGAGAGGTCGCCTTTGAAGAAGTCGCCGACATCAGCAATGTACCGGTGGATCATCTGCAGCGAGTGGTGCGTTTGATGACGACCGCAGGCTTCCTTCGAGAGCAAACTAGCGGGCATGTTTCTCACACTGCCTTGTCAGCCTCATTTGTCACGGAGCCAGATCTCTTGGACGCAGCGCTATTCCTAGCTCAAGTTGCGGTACCGGCGGCTTTGAAGACGTCCCATATGGCGCATCAGTCCGCTCCATACAGCCATGACCAGCTGTCAGCGATGGCTGTTCAGCCGGAGGGCAGGCTGATGGGCCTAGCCGGGGATTTCGATCCTTCTCAGCCCAAGATCCACCGCCAGTTCGCAGCTTATCTGGCCCACGGGATTCTCGACGAATCCTCCGCAGTCGATGAGGTGCTTAAGCTGATAGACTGGGATGCTATCGGGGCAACAACGGTGGTTGAt GTCCACCCCCAGTCGACGGCCACCGTCGCCAAACTTGCCGCACTTGCGCCCGCTGTCCAATTTATCGTGCAAACGAGTTCCCCAAGCAATGGCCATTCGGGATTGATGACGGGATCAGATGGTGGCAATGGCGGCCCATCTTGGATGACTTCGCACCTACCAGCCTCGATCGGAAATCGCGTTACGGTACAGACGCGGCCAGCGGCGGCCTCGCAAACGGTCCTCGGGGCAGCTCTATACATTCTGCGAATtccttcaccatccccaGGTCTTTCGTGGGCGACCATACGCAGTCAGACCATTTTGGAACTGCAGGCTCATCTCCAAGTTCTTCGCGCACGGTCGAGTTCCCGCCTTATGCTAACTGTTTTGGTAATTCCCCCGCCTGGCACTATCGACCAGGGAACAGATGCAATGGTGCGCGTTCGCGAACTTTCCCTGCTACAACTGACCAACGAGCGACTGCCGAGTAAGACAGAGATCATCGACCTTGTAACCAGTATAAGAGACTTGGCGGGCGGACTAGTCCTCAGCCGGGAAATCTACGCCCAAGCCAGCGCAGCAACCGGGCTGGAAGTGAAGTATCAACCATCGAATGAAAGGGGCCGCTGA